ATAGGATTTGCTTTTGTTCGAAAAAACTCTGGTTTACAGCCTTTGTTTTTTGGCGGAGAACAGGAAAAAGGACTTCGTGCAGGAACAGAACCGGTTCATCAAATTGCTGGGATGGCAAAAGCCTTGTCTATTTCTTATGAAAAACTGGAGGAAGAAAGAGCTTATATTTCCGATATCAAAAATTATCTTATTGAGCAGTTGGAAATTCATTTTCCCGATTTTAGGATTAACGGAAAAAAAGATGACTTTTATAATATCATCAATATTATTTTGCCTTTTTCATCCGATAAAACTTCAATGCTGCTATTTAGTTTAGACATGAAAGGAATTGCGGTTTCTAGAGGAAGCGCATGCCAGTCGGGAAGTATTAAACCTTCACATGTTTTAAACGAAATGCTTTCGGAAGCCGATTTAAAACTGCCTAATCTCCGAATTTCATTCAGCCATTATAATACCAAAGAAGATATTGATTGGCTTATTGAGAGTTTAAAGGTTGTTTAAAGTTTCAGGTTTCAGGTTTCACGTTCTGTACAAAACTTGAAACCTGAAACAAAAACTATTTACGAATCACTTTTACTTGAGAATCATTCGTTAATTTAATGATCGTAGAAGATTTTCCGTTGATTTTGTCTTGGTATAAGTTTACGACATAATCTACACCATTGATTATTTCGGGACTAATATCTTTAAAAGCAATTGGTGTTGGCTGTCCAGAAATATTTGCAGAAGTCGATACCAAAGGTTTTTTCATTCTCTCCATTAATTTGTAACAGAAAGGTTCTTTAACCAATCGAACTCCAAGAGATTTATCTGCTGCAATAATATTTGGAGCTACATTTCTAGCATCATCAAGAATTAATGTGGTTGGTTTATCTGATAAATCCCAAATTTGCCAAGCAACGTCGGGAATGTTTTTAAAAACATTGTACATCATTTTTTCTCCATTCATCAAAACAATCATGCTTTGTGTTTCCGCACGCTGTTTCAATTTGTAGATTTTAGCAACAGCTTCAGCATTAGTAGCATCACACCCAATTCCCCAAACAGTGTCTGTAGGATAAAGAATGATACCGCCATCTTTAATAACTTCGTATGCTTTTATTATTTCTTCGTTCATTTTTTTGTTTTTTTGTCTGCTTATTCGTTGTTTTTTAAATCAAAAACCGTCTCAATCCAATTTTCTAAAGTATATTTTTTATAAATATCTTCTGGGATTGGTTCGTAAGGAGAGATGAAAAAATCAGCGTCAAATTCTATATTTTCTTCGTCAATGACTAATATGTTTTTGGGATTGTAGAAGTCGTAATTAACTATATTCGGATTGGTTGTAATTAATTTTTTTTGCAATCCGATACTTTCAAAAACTCTAAAAGTTAGTCCGTTTTGTTCTTTACGATGAATGTCTAAAAGAAATTTAGAATCATCTACATATTTATTGACATCATCAATGTGAATGTATTTTGAAATGAATTCGATATTAGGATTGTTACCTTTATTCTTCTTATCATAAATAATAATTTTAGAGGTAATTCCTTTTTTGTTCAGTTCATCGGCTATCTTAGCTATAGTTTTAAATCGATTGTCTTTAGAGCTAATATTAAAAACATCATATTTAAAAGCTTTTTCTGGATTTAATTCAGATTCGCTGTAAATATAATTGGTGATAAATTTTAAATTATACTTTTCAGAATCTTCTTTTTCGAATGAATAGACTTCGTCAAAATTAGGAAGAATCGGAATTATTTTAGGGCAGCGGTAAATATTGTCATTAAAATAAGCAATCGATTTTTTGGTATATTTTTTAAACTTTAAAATCTCTTTTGGATCAATAAAATCGCCTTTAATCGTTAGAACGACGTCTTGTGTTTCTCCAAGCGCTTCTAAACGGTTATTTATTTCTTTTCCGAAATGAATATTCTTAATATTTTTTTTAAATAATGCTTTAAGGAAAAAATTATAAATACGATATGAGAAATTAGGGTATTTGTACTTAAAAGTATTAAAATCAATATGGTTCACAGTATGGCCTCTTTTTTCTAGAGCTGTAACTATATTATGGTTGTATCCCCAATTATCATGACTAATTATTGTAATTCGCATTTATGAATAATTTTATATTATAAGTTCGTAAAACTAATTAAATTTGCCGAAACAATTTTTATGATTTTCAGATTAAATCAGGAATATGAGAAATCCAAACATATTCTTCTAGGGTATATTAATTCTTTTGAATCTAAAGGGCAGGATTTTATTGTTGGACAACGAAATAAAATAAAGCTCTTTGATTTAGACGATAAAAAAATTAATGTTAAGTCTTTTAAAATACCGCATTTAATAAATAAAATTGCCTACAAATATTTTAGAAAATCAAAAGCAAGACGTTCATTTGAGTTTGCAAATAAACTAATTGAATTTGGAGTTGGAACGCCAAAACCAATAGCATTTGCCGAATTTTATTCTTTCTTAGGATTGGATAAAAGTTATTATATATGCGAACAATTAGATTGTGATTTGACTTATAGAGAGCTGATAGAGGTTGAAAACTATCCAGATCACGACACTATTTTAAGACAGTTTACAAGATTTAGTTTCAACTTACATGAAAAAGGAATAGAGTTTTTAGATCATTCTCCTGGAAATACTTTAATTAAAAAAAATGCAGAAGGCAATTACGATTATTTTCTAGTAGATTTAAATCGAATGAAGTTTCATAACAGCATGACTTTTGAAATGCGAATGAAAAACCTTAGCAGATTAACTCCTTTAAAGGAAATGATAGAGGTTATGAGTAATGAATATGCTAAGTTATACAAAGAAGAATCTGAGCAAAAAATCTTTGATACACTTTGGAAATATACTTCAGATTTTCAAGAAGGTTTTTACAGAAAAAAAAGAATCAAAAAGAAACTTAAATTTTGGAAGAAGTAAGTTCTTTTAATTTTATATATCGAATATAAACGCTGTAAGCATTGAGATAGCAAATTATGATTCCTTTTATACCGTCTAAAAAGCCTAAACGGATTATAAATTGGTATAAAAATTTATAGGAAGGATGTAAAAACGGCATTAAAAAAGTGGATTTTTGTCCTTTCTTAAACTTTTCGATCGCTTTTAACGTACCGTAGTTTATCATTTTTAATTTGTAATCGTGATAATTTTTATAAGAGTAATGAATGATTTTGTTTTTCGTTTTCTCTATTGTTCCGTTTACCAGCAGTTTTTCATGAACTAATTTTTCTTCTACATAACTGCATTTCGATTTATCAAAAAGCCTGAATATCTTATCTGTCTGCCAGCCGCTGAATAGAAGGTTTTTATTTTTGAACTTGAAGATTCTGTATGTTAAATAAGCACTTGCTGATTTAGGATTTTGTAATATTGAAATAATCTCAGATTTTAGTTCAGGTGTTACTCTTTCATCCGCATCAATAAAAAGTACCCAATTGTA
This portion of the Flavobacterium panacagri genome encodes:
- a CDS encoding L-threonylcarbamoyladenylate synthase, translated to MNEEIIKAYEVIKDGGIILYPTDTVWGIGCDATNAEAVAKIYKLKQRAETQSMIVLMNGEKMMYNVFKNIPDVAWQIWDLSDKPTTLILDDARNVAPNIIAADKSLGVRLVKEPFCYKLMERMKKPLVSTSANISGQPTPIAFKDISPEIINGVDYVVNLYQDKINGKSSTIIKLTNDSQVKVIRK
- a CDS encoding lipopolysaccharide kinase InaA family protein; protein product: MIFRLNQEYEKSKHILLGYINSFESKGQDFIVGQRNKIKLFDLDDKKINVKSFKIPHLINKIAYKYFRKSKARRSFEFANKLIEFGVGTPKPIAFAEFYSFLGLDKSYYICEQLDCDLTYRELIEVENYPDHDTILRQFTRFSFNLHEKGIEFLDHSPGNTLIKKNAEGNYDYFLVDLNRMKFHNSMTFEMRMKNLSRLTPLKEMIEVMSNEYAKLYKEESEQKIFDTLWKYTSDFQEGFYRKKRIKKKLKFWKK
- a CDS encoding glycosyltransferase family 2 protein; its protein translation is MIFSSKQKLSALIITLNEELHIKSLLENLDFADEIIVVDSFSNDKTVAIVNSFKNVILIQNKFENFTTQRNFALQQASYNWVLFIDADERVTPELKSEIISILQNPKSASAYLTYRIFKFKNKNLLFSGWQTDKIFRLFDKSKCSYVEEKLVHEKLLVNGTIEKTKNKIIHYSYKNYHDYKLKMINYGTLKAIEKFKKGQKSTFLMPFLHPSYKFLYQFIIRLGFLDGIKGIIICYLNAYSVYIRYIKLKELTSSKI